A region from the Drosophila ananassae strain 14024-0371.13 chromosome 2L, ASM1763931v2, whole genome shotgun sequence genome encodes:
- the LOC6499364 gene encoding nucleolar protein 56, protein MSNLYVLYEHAAGFSLFSVKEFEEVSMFLPQVESSVTDIAKFNSIVKLAGFAPFKTAIAALENINAISEGIVPQDLLSFLDDFFAKLKKKKCTLGIADAKLGAAITEAIGVQCSHFGVVPEILRGVRFHFAKLVKGFTDKSAGVAQLGLGHSYSRAKVKFNVHRSDNMIIQSIALLDQLDKDVNTFSMRIREWYSYHFPELVKIVPDNYMFAKTAKFIKDRKNLSQDQLDELEKIVMDSAKAQAIIDAAKMSMGMDISIVDLMNIELFAERVVKLSEYRKKLSTYLHNKMNLVAPNLQSLIGDQVGARLISHAGSLTNLAKYPASTVQILGAEKALFRALKTRSNTPKYGLIYHSSFIGRAGLKNKGRISRFLANKCSIASRIDCFLEQPTSVFGESLKQQVEDRLKFYESGDVPRKNIEVMKEAIEAVGQEAAASAQSDKKKKKKKRGAEEDTNGASNGNGAAEAEAENGNGNADGEPKKKKKKKNKNKEAVEA, encoded by the exons ATG TCGAACCTCTATGTGCTCTACGAGCATGCAGCGGGCTTCTCGCTCTTCTCCGTCAAGGAGTTCGAGGAGGTGTCCATGTTCCTGCCCCAGGTAGAGTCCTCCGTTACGGACATTGCCAAGTTCAACTCGATAGTGAAGCTGGCTGGATTTGCTCCCTTCAAGACGGCCATCGCCGCCCTGGAAAACATCAATGCCATCTCTGAGGGTATTGTGCCACAGGATCTGCTTAGTTTCCTCGATGATTTCTTCGCCAagctgaagaagaagaagtgCACCCTAGGCATTGCTGATGCTAAGCTGGGAGCAGCTATCACTGAGGCCATTGGAGTACAGTGCAGTCACTTCGGTGTAGTTCCTGAAATTCTGCGCGGTGTACGCTTCCACTTCGCCAAGTTGGTCAAAG GATTTACGGACAAATCTGCTGGCGTTGCTCAGCTGGGTCTGGGCCATAGCTATTCCCGTGCTAAGGTCAAGTTCAATGTCCATCGTTCGGACAACATGATCATTCAGTCTATTGCTCTGCTGGATCAGCTCGACAAGGACGTCAACACCTTTTCCATGCGCATACGCGAGTGGTACTCTTACCACTTCCCGGAACTGGTTAAAATCGTGCCCGACAACTACATGTTTGCCAAAACCGCCAAGTTCATTAAGGACCGCAAGAACCTCAGCCAGGATCAGCTGGATGAGCTCGAAAAGATCGTCATGGATTCGGCCAAGGCGCAAGCCATCATTGATGCGGCTAAGATGTCAATGGGAATGGATATTTCCATCGTTGATCTGATGAACATTGAGCTCTTTGCTGAGCGAGTTGTGAAACTATCCGAGTACCGAAAGAAGTTGTCCACCTATTTGCACAACAAAATGAACTTGGTGGCGCCCAATCTGCAGTCTTTGATTGGCGATCAAGTTGGTGCCCGCCTCATCTCGCATGCCGGCAGCTTGACCAATTTGGCCAAGTACCCTGCATCCACGGTACAAATTTTGGGTGCTGAGAAGGCACTGTTCCGTGCATTGAAGACCCGCTCCAACACCCCCAAGTACGGTTTGATCTATCACTCGTCGTTCATTGGCCGTGCCGGACTTAAAAACAAGGGCCGCATTTCCCGTTTCCTGGCCAACAAGTGCTCCATTGCTTCGCGTATTGATTGCTTCCTCGAGCAGCCTACTAGCGTGTTCGGAGAATCGCTAAAGCAGCAGGTGGAAGATCGCCTCAAGTTCTACGAATCCGGCGATGTGCCTCGCAAGAATATCGAGGTCATGAAGGAGGCCATCGAGGCAGTTGGTCAGGAAGCTGCCGCTTCTGCTCAGTCGGacaagaagaaaaagaagaagaagcgcGGTGCAGAAGAAGATACTAATGGAGCCAGCAATGGAAACGGagcagcagaggcagaggcagaaaACGGCAACGGAAACGCCGATGGAGAgccaaagaagaagaagaaaaagaagaacaaAAATAAGGAAGCCGTGGAAGCGTAA
- the LOC6501222 gene encoding MOB kinase activator-like 1, translating into MAMDFLFGSRSSKTFKPKKNIPEGTHQYDLMKHAAATLGSGNLRNAVALPDGEDLNEWVAVNTVDFFNQINMLYGTITEFCTEESCGIMSAGPKYEYHWADGLTVKKPIKCSAPKYIDYLMTWVQDQLDDETLFPSKIGVPFPKNFLSSAKTILKRLFRVYAHIYHQHFSEVVTLGEEAHLNTSFKHFIFFVQEFNLIERRELAPLQELIDKLTAKDERQI; encoded by the exons ATGGCCATGGACTTTTTGTT CGGCTCGCGTTCCAGCAAGACCTTTAAGCCAAAAAAGAATATACCCGAGGGCACACACCAATATGATCTCATGAAGCATGCAGCCGCCACTCTTGGCTCAGGCAATCTTCGCAATGCAGTGGCTCTTCCCGATGGCGAGGATCTCAACGAGTGGGTGGCTGTCAACA CTGTGGACTTTTTCAATCAGATCAACATGCTGTACGGCACCATAACAGAGTTCTGTACGGAGGAGAGCTGTGGTATTATGTCGGCGGGACCCAAGTACGAATACCATTGGGCGGATGGCCTGACTGTGAAGAAGCCCATCAAGTGTAGTGCCCCCAAGTATATTGACTACCTGATGACCTGGGTGCAAGACCAGCTGGACGATGAGACTTTGTTCCCTTCAAAGATCGGTGTCCCGTTCCCAAAGAACTTTCTCTCCTCCGCTAAGACCATACTGAAGCGTCTTTTCCGCGTCTACGCGCATATCTATCACCAACACTTCTCAGAAGTGGTGACGCTGGGCGAAGAGGCCCACCTCAATACGTCCTTTAAGCATTTTATCTTCTTCGTGCAGGAGTTTAACTTGATCGAGCGCCGCGAGCTGGCCCCTCTGCAGGAACTCATCGATAAGCTGACGGCAAAGGATGAGCGGCAGATATAG